From Leptospira ryugenii, a single genomic window includes:
- a CDS encoding FMN-binding negative transcriptional regulator, producing the protein MFLPASFQSKDPNFPWKLIQENPFGTLVNFDGNSLLGTHIPFLISPDRRYLYAHLAKANPQWQTLSEREGMAIFLGPHHYISPTWYETPQTVPTWNYMAVHVYGHLTLVSDLKEVLQSLLDLVDEFEGKNSSYHLSNLEDSTLQKLTMGIVAIRMEITKVDAKAKLSQNHPEERKRRVIEALQSIGTENAVHIAKAMESALLGLI; encoded by the coding sequence ATGTTCCTTCCCGCCTCCTTTCAAAGTAAAGATCCGAACTTTCCCTGGAAGCTCATCCAGGAGAATCCCTTTGGGACATTGGTCAATTTTGATGGCAATTCCTTGCTTGGGACACATATTCCCTTCCTGATATCTCCCGATCGTCGTTATTTATACGCCCACCTAGCAAAAGCAAACCCACAATGGCAGACACTTTCTGAGAGAGAAGGAATGGCCATTTTTTTAGGACCGCACCATTACATTTCTCCCACATGGTATGAAACTCCGCAAACCGTACCCACTTGGAACTACATGGCAGTTCATGTGTACGGTCACCTTACGCTTGTTTCTGATCTCAAGGAGGTACTCCAAAGTTTGTTAGATTTAGTAGATGAGTTTGAGGGAAAGAACTCTTCGTATCATCTCTCAAATCTAGAAGATTCAACCCTTCAGAAATTGACTATGGGCATTGTTGCCATCCGAATGGAAATTACTAAAGTTGATGCAAAAGCAAAACTTAGCCAAAACCACCCCGAAGAAAGGAAAAGACGTGTAATCGAAGCTTTGCAATCGATCGGAACCGAGAATGCCGTACACATTGCAAAAGCTATGGAATCTGCCTTACTTGGTTTGATTTGA
- a CDS encoding adenylate/guanylate cyclase domain-containing protein gives MKSKTFLPYFLLIVTAISCGIMDTRRDMPTAKNGVLDLRDWDFERDGNVLLDGDWQFYWQETKDGVQFSEDLQQSLPKVFLPVPGAWKGQMYQGKPLPGFGYATYKLKVLLPPKLPQLAVHNLDLSSSYRFWLDGKLLHEEGRFSPEPAQAEPSYKPYTGDLPKLGEQAEFIVEISNFHYSKGGFWESSEIGEQSQISAKLNKKYQIISFVAGSIFLWALYHLGLYLMRREDKPSLLISLFSFFLVLRLLTTGERFLTAILPNISMDLLIRLEFSTAYIATGVFAYFYHLVFPMSMGKRSTYFFIFTLTPFIASLVGDVASFSSLALYYQVLLITICLRTMIAIFQAFPYSKTKSVLSLIGFLFIFTTVLNDTFYQNNIINTMNLIPFGFLGFILFQGYILSYDFTRAYRDIEGLKSNLEISNQQLNSLKGGLEDLIVERTKELESSRSKIEQLNEFARTINSTIRLEAILEKAHHYLRAEIDSSTLLLFLVDPIQKRFVLQKAVLDSDSNESMLEKIQSVPLPLDDRAGILFSVYQRKRPFVFKRVKEAQFFDSNERILSIVGKKPGILLPLLSQGRVIALLAIFKHEEKDIFSNENLEITKSIAEAIATSVGNSILIENLNRERNFAEITKIQMEDAKNEISILNDFTKTINTKSDLSHVIEEMFDYIEKNFKIAGVLLQLVDETKKELYSYKIKEPRDVSEEQIKFAKELRLVLNKESGIVYRIFQKQRAYLVSTKRGKPTSRLERDVYRVFPNNPFFIVPLVVQNQVIGMVYFTSFQKENKLQSDLQKRIVGFCDQIAGAVLNSILLQSANLAKRKSDRAKAEIQKLNEFAKRINSLTHLEGILAEIFGFIKQNYEIENCVLFYLDQNDSQFRYLNHSGFTLIDDSTVEFFKQLTFPLEKEGGFVYQCYLRKKYFYMRHVPKSIPFAIDKEVIERSKTKSLLISPLINNDAVVAMAIFGIMDENKVLNKEEIDSIIGVSEHIASAINNSFLLNKIEEERKRSESLLLNILPKNVANELHEKGKVNPVEYENVSMLITGFPGFSQMTGVLTPEELIEGLDLYFSRFDEVIYKYNLEKLKMTGDMFVAAGGLPVGNFTHPIDVCLAALSIREAVEELIKNNTEISFQPSGVMIAIHTGPVVAGVIGKSKFSYDVWGKTVTQTQAIRRAASIPRIHVSEATMEKAKSFFRFEELSEIITYEGETIRVYELISLKDELVDPSTSLPNEQFDKFYTQQKRGARILSK, from the coding sequence ATGAAATCCAAAACGTTTCTTCCATATTTCCTACTCATTGTAACAGCTATCAGTTGTGGAATCATGGATACAAGAAGAGACATGCCCACCGCAAAAAATGGAGTTTTGGATTTGCGTGATTGGGACTTTGAAAGAGATGGAAATGTACTTCTAGATGGAGATTGGCAATTTTATTGGCAAGAAACAAAAGATGGAGTTCAATTTAGTGAGGACCTGCAACAATCCTTACCCAAAGTGTTTCTTCCGGTTCCCGGAGCCTGGAAGGGGCAAATGTACCAAGGCAAACCTCTTCCAGGATTTGGCTATGCTACATACAAGTTAAAAGTGCTTCTGCCGCCAAAACTCCCACAACTTGCGGTGCACAACTTGGACTTGTCTTCTTCTTATCGATTTTGGTTGGATGGTAAACTCTTACATGAGGAAGGTCGTTTTTCTCCTGAACCAGCCCAGGCCGAACCATCTTACAAACCATATACGGGGGACTTGCCAAAATTAGGCGAACAGGCCGAGTTTATCGTCGAGATATCCAATTTCCATTATTCCAAAGGAGGCTTCTGGGAAAGCTCTGAGATTGGAGAGCAAAGCCAAATCTCCGCGAAACTCAATAAAAAGTACCAGATCATTTCGTTCGTTGCAGGAAGTATTTTTCTTTGGGCACTGTATCATTTGGGACTTTACTTGATGCGACGAGAAGACAAACCAAGTTTACTCATCTCTCTCTTCAGCTTCTTTCTAGTCTTACGGCTTTTGACAACTGGGGAGCGTTTTCTTACGGCCATCCTTCCCAATATCTCCATGGACCTTCTCATCCGTTTGGAATTTTCAACAGCCTATATTGCTACTGGAGTCTTCGCTTATTTTTACCATTTGGTCTTTCCCATGAGTATGGGCAAACGTAGCACTTATTTTTTCATTTTTACTCTAACACCATTTATTGCTTCATTGGTTGGCGATGTAGCTTCCTTTTCAAGCCTAGCACTCTATTATCAGGTCCTTTTGATAACTATTTGCCTTCGGACTATGATTGCGATTTTCCAGGCATTTCCATATAGTAAGACAAAGTCCGTTTTATCATTAATCGGATTTTTATTCATTTTCACAACTGTGTTAAATGATACTTTCTATCAAAATAACATTATCAATACTATGAATCTTATCCCTTTTGGCTTTTTAGGGTTCATTTTATTCCAAGGTTACATTCTGTCCTATGATTTTACCAGAGCCTATCGAGATATTGAAGGACTCAAAAGCAATCTGGAGATTTCCAACCAACAATTGAACTCTTTGAAAGGAGGATTGGAGGATTTGATTGTAGAAAGAACCAAAGAACTAGAATCCTCTCGCTCCAAAATTGAACAACTAAATGAATTTGCAAGGACTATCAACTCGACTATACGATTGGAAGCAATCTTGGAAAAAGCCCATCACTACTTACGTGCTGAAATAGATTCGAGTACATTACTCCTTTTTTTGGTAGATCCGATTCAAAAGCGTTTTGTTTTGCAGAAAGCGGTATTAGATTCAGATTCCAACGAGTCAATGTTAGAGAAGATACAATCTGTTCCTCTTCCTTTAGATGATAGGGCAGGTATATTGTTTTCTGTCTACCAGAGGAAGAGGCCATTTGTCTTCAAACGAGTGAAGGAAGCTCAATTTTTTGATTCTAATGAAAGGATTTTGTCCATCGTTGGAAAAAAACCAGGGATCCTTCTTCCACTACTCTCCCAAGGTAGAGTGATTGCTCTATTAGCAATCTTCAAACATGAGGAGAAGGACATTTTCTCCAATGAAAATTTAGAAATTACCAAGAGCATTGCAGAAGCCATTGCGACTTCCGTTGGGAATTCCATCCTAATTGAGAATTTAAACCGAGAGCGAAATTTTGCCGAAATCACAAAAATACAAATGGAAGATGCAAAAAATGAAATCTCCATACTCAATGATTTTACAAAAACGATAAATACAAAATCTGACCTTTCCCACGTCATCGAAGAGATGTTTGATTATATTGAAAAGAATTTTAAAATAGCTGGCGTATTGCTACAGTTAGTTGACGAAACAAAAAAGGAATTGTACTCATACAAGATCAAAGAACCAAGGGATGTTAGCGAGGAGCAAATCAAGTTTGCAAAAGAACTTCGGCTTGTCTTAAACAAAGAAAGTGGAATCGTTTACCGCATCTTCCAAAAGCAGAGGGCTTATTTGGTCAGTACAAAAAGAGGTAAACCAACCTCGCGCTTGGAAAGAGATGTGTATAGAGTGTTCCCAAACAATCCTTTCTTTATTGTGCCCCTTGTTGTCCAAAACCAAGTGATTGGCATGGTGTATTTCACTTCTTTCCAAAAGGAAAACAAACTCCAATCCGATTTACAAAAGCGTATCGTAGGATTTTGCGACCAGATCGCAGGCGCAGTCTTAAACTCCATCCTATTACAAAGTGCAAATTTAGCAAAACGAAAGTCAGATCGCGCGAAAGCCGAAATCCAAAAATTAAATGAATTTGCAAAGAGGATCAACTCGCTCACACACTTAGAAGGAATCCTTGCGGAAATTTTTGGCTTCATAAAACAAAATTATGAAATCGAAAATTGTGTATTATTTTATTTGGATCAAAACGATTCGCAGTTTCGTTATTTAAATCACTCAGGTTTCACTTTGATCGACGATTCTACGGTTGAGTTTTTTAAACAACTCACCTTCCCGTTGGAAAAAGAAGGTGGCTTTGTTTACCAATGTTACCTTCGCAAGAAATACTTTTATATGAGACATGTTCCGAAGTCTATACCATTTGCTATCGACAAAGAAGTGATAGAAAGATCAAAAACAAAGTCGCTCCTTATCTCACCATTGATCAACAATGATGCTGTCGTTGCCATGGCTATTTTTGGTATCATGGATGAAAACAAAGTCCTCAACAAAGAAGAAATTGATTCCATCATCGGGGTTTCAGAACACATTGCCAGTGCCATCAATAATTCGTTTTTATTAAATAAAATCGAAGAAGAAAGAAAACGTTCGGAATCCCTACTACTCAATATTCTTCCCAAAAATGTAGCGAACGAATTGCACGAAAAAGGAAAAGTCAATCCAGTTGAATATGAAAATGTAAGTATGTTGATTACAGGGTTTCCTGGTTTCTCCCAAATGACAGGGGTCCTGACTCCAGAAGAATTGATCGAAGGATTGGATCTTTACTTTTCCCGCTTCGACGAAGTGATCTACAAATACAATTTAGAAAAGTTAAAAATGACAGGGGATATGTTTGTGGCAGCAGGAGGACTTCCTGTTGGCAATTTCACTCACCCGATTGATGTATGTTTGGCGGCATTATCCATCAGAGAGGCCGTTGAAGAATTGATCAAAAACAATACTGAAATTTCTTTCCAACCCTCTGGTGTTATGATTGCCATTCATACTGGGCCAGTCGTCGCAGGTGTGATTGGAAAATCGAAATTTAGTTATGATGTTTGGGGAAAAACTGTTACCCAAACACAAGCAATCCGTAGGGCTGCATCAATACCAAGAATCCATGTTTCAGAAGCAACTATGGAGAAAGCAAAATCATTTTTTCGTTTTGAAGAGCTGTCGGAGATCATTACATATGAAGGAGAAACCATTCGCGTATACGAATTGATATCATTAAAAGATGAATTAGTAGATCCTAGTACATCTTTGCCAAATGAACAATTCGACAAATTCTATACGCAGCAAAAACGAGGAGCAAGGATCCTTTCCAAATAG
- a CDS encoding adenylate/guanylate cyclase domain-containing protein has translation MNELLFLICTVSLILLVLIVLGYFVWRSKSLEREKKTLEEHLFAIKNSIDQKEHLLKEEAKKAQDFSDKLYKSYSQITDLDSLLREVNSQKDTLAMLKVLETYFLEKYKIPHYVLYILSEKEEELHFYASNFPNNLSDIAKEEIRSRTIPIRNEYTTTYAHTYSWKRKRPFFIPDLDKYKTTGVELENKISVNLRSLLIIPLFIRQKFIGTLDLLDYSGNLKLSDQEINQLKIIGDYIAGSIDTAFLMDELQEKNRRIEYEKSLIEQNREKLDSLNRFIRKINSFSNLDDILIEVLQFLKNSHRVELAFLLIYDKKNHYLKPLLPSKEVFNKGLLVNNFFKNFEVNLNKSYGTLHRTFLKKKPIFIKNPQKDLSKLGEYDRTIIETFHLESFAQIPLVIQNHCIGILCITRLTRELDWTREEFKDLCSFAEQISGAIHNANLIHDLEQEQKKSELMLRNILPTELASELLETGVVVPMEYDSATIVFTDFKNFTQSAEKLTPEELIQQLDTIFSQFDEIAIRHTFEKLKTIGDSYMAAGGIPQGNFTHPVDACLFALEVRSFMNFVKMGKQLQGKDFWEIRIGIHTGPIVAGVVGKTKFAYDVWGDTVNIASRMESSSLAGEINLSEVTYEKVKRFFECEYRGQVTAKNKGEMGMYFLKRLRPEFSLDKEGITPNETFLNLYKNLQIGAKIIFKQSA, from the coding sequence ATGAACGAGCTACTTTTTTTAATCTGCACGGTTTCCCTTATCCTACTCGTTTTAATAGTCTTGGGCTATTTTGTTTGGCGCTCGAAATCATTAGAAAGAGAGAAGAAGACATTAGAAGAACATCTTTTTGCAATCAAAAACTCAATAGACCAAAAAGAACATTTACTAAAAGAGGAGGCAAAAAAAGCACAAGATTTCTCGGATAAACTCTATAAGTCTTATTCTCAAATCACAGATTTGGACTCTCTTCTACGAGAAGTGAATTCTCAAAAAGATACCTTGGCTATGCTGAAAGTTCTAGAGACTTACTTTTTAGAAAAATACAAAATACCACATTATGTTCTCTACATTCTTTCAGAAAAAGAAGAAGAGCTCCATTTTTATGCAAGCAATTTTCCGAACAATTTGTCCGACATAGCGAAAGAGGAAATTCGATCACGCACAATTCCAATTCGAAACGAATATACAACTACTTATGCGCATACTTATTCATGGAAACGGAAAAGACCTTTCTTTATTCCTGACTTAGATAAATACAAAACTACGGGAGTAGAGTTAGAAAATAAAATCTCTGTCAACTTAAGATCTCTTTTAATCATACCCTTATTCATTCGTCAGAAGTTTATTGGTACATTAGATTTGTTAGACTATTCTGGGAACCTAAAATTAAGCGACCAAGAAATCAACCAGCTAAAGATCATAGGAGACTATATTGCAGGTTCGATCGATACCGCATTTTTGATGGATGAATTACAAGAAAAGAATCGGAGAATTGAATACGAAAAATCATTGATCGAACAAAATAGGGAAAAGTTAGATTCCTTAAATCGATTTATACGGAAAATCAATTCCTTCTCAAATTTAGATGATATCCTAATCGAAGTTTTGCAATTTTTAAAAAATTCACATAGAGTCGAGTTAGCATTTCTTTTGATTTATGATAAAAAAAATCACTACCTCAAACCGCTATTGCCCTCAAAAGAGGTATTTAACAAAGGTTTATTGGTCAACAATTTCTTCAAAAACTTTGAAGTTAATCTAAATAAATCCTATGGAACTTTACACCGTACCTTCCTCAAAAAGAAGCCAATCTTCATCAAAAATCCGCAAAAAGATCTGAGTAAACTTGGAGAGTATGACCGCACAATCATCGAAACATTTCACCTCGAGTCTTTTGCTCAAATCCCACTTGTAATTCAAAATCATTGCATTGGCATTCTATGTATAACGAGACTTACACGAGAACTAGATTGGACAAGGGAAGAGTTCAAAGATTTGTGTTCCTTTGCGGAACAAATCTCTGGTGCGATTCATAATGCCAATCTCATCCATGACTTGGAACAAGAACAAAAAAAATCAGAGCTGATGTTACGGAATATTTTACCAACAGAGCTTGCGAGTGAACTTTTGGAAACAGGTGTTGTGGTTCCGATGGAATATGATTCCGCTACGATCGTCTTTACAGACTTCAAAAATTTTACTCAGTCCGCAGAGAAGCTGACACCCGAAGAATTGATCCAACAACTAGATACGATTTTCTCTCAATTTGATGAGATTGCGATTCGGCATACTTTTGAAAAATTAAAGACCATTGGCGATTCTTATATGGCTGCAGGTGGAATCCCACAAGGCAATTTCACACATCCTGTAGACGCTTGTCTCTTTGCCCTGGAAGTTCGATCATTTATGAACTTTGTCAAAATGGGAAAACAATTACAAGGTAAGGATTTTTGGGAAATCCGTATTGGCATCCATACCGGTCCGATCGTAGCAGGCGTTGTGGGCAAAACAAAATTTGCTTATGATGTTTGGGGTGATACCGTAAACATTGCCAGCAGAATGGAAAGTTCCTCATTGGCAGGCGAGATCAATCTTTCAGAAGTTACCTACGAAAAAGTAAAACGTTTTTTTGAATGTGAATACCGTGGACAGGTCACTGCAAAGAACAAAGGTGAGATGGGAATGTATTTCTTAAAGCGCCTTCGACCAGAGTTTTCTTTGGACAAAGAAGGCATCACTCCCAATGAAACATTCTTAAATCTATACAAAAACCTTCAAATTGGAGCAAAGATAATCTTCAAACAAAGTGCTTAA
- a CDS encoding lysophospholipid acyltransferase family protein — protein sequence MEVKNFISYDLDYPFLWGVDLTLPLVLRMALNIEGVDISKEDRETLRSLSQERLLYFSNHPSTIEPPVAYYVANAMGSRFFYMASRNVFNWGFGLVGAIIKKVGAFSVLSGGADKESVKTARSVLAKPAGKLVIYPEGMCSGENDTLLPFMSGIAQIGFWGLEDALKKDPKADIKILPAFVKYIYSGTQNELRKEIHTSLSRIERTLSIEPGNKNLLRRFLTIGRVLMEDAEREYGLSKNVDKDYSFRVGAIRHAALNRAAKALGMPVSEEKDAIAKIREVFTVLDALHSGFGKAPKQVSKAELVFIQKDVDRAYLFLVIKPENLLMYPSAERMIEWLYRFENLIYGMTSPRLRRARVLFAKPFGLKEYYESYKNQKKQTVDEITQRLRKDLESLLEQGIPLSPALVEPFDVGEEVSLDPFSS from the coding sequence ATGGAAGTCAAAAACTTTATCTCGTATGACCTAGATTATCCGTTTTTGTGGGGAGTGGATCTTACACTACCTCTGGTCTTAAGGATGGCGCTCAACATAGAAGGTGTTGATATCTCAAAAGAGGACCGCGAAACCTTACGAAGCCTTTCTCAAGAAAGGCTTTTGTATTTCAGTAACCATCCGAGTACAATCGAGCCACCTGTTGCGTATTATGTGGCCAATGCAATGGGATCGAGATTTTTTTATATGGCTTCTCGAAACGTATTCAATTGGGGCTTTGGGCTAGTGGGAGCCATTATCAAAAAAGTAGGTGCCTTTTCTGTTTTGTCCGGTGGTGCTGATAAAGAATCGGTAAAAACAGCAAGAAGTGTATTGGCAAAGCCGGCAGGAAAACTTGTAATTTACCCCGAGGGGATGTGTTCGGGTGAAAACGATACATTACTTCCCTTCATGTCTGGTATTGCACAGATCGGATTTTGGGGTTTGGAAGATGCACTCAAAAAGGATCCCAAGGCTGATATAAAAATCCTTCCTGCCTTTGTGAAATATATTTACTCAGGTACACAAAATGAATTGAGAAAAGAGATTCACACCTCTCTTTCTCGTATCGAACGCACACTTAGCATTGAACCGGGAAATAAAAATCTTCTAAGAAGATTTTTAACCATTGGGCGTGTGCTCATGGAAGATGCCGAAAGAGAGTACGGATTGTCCAAAAATGTAGATAAAGACTATAGCTTTCGAGTCGGTGCCATTCGCCATGCCGCTTTGAACCGAGCAGCAAAGGCTTTGGGAATGCCTGTATCTGAAGAAAAAGATGCCATTGCAAAAATCCGCGAGGTATTCACTGTATTGGATGCTCTGCATTCCGGATTTGGAAAGGCACCTAAACAAGTGAGCAAAGCCGAATTGGTCTTTATCCAAAAGGATGTAGACCGCGCTTATCTTTTCCTTGTAATTAAACCAGAAAATTTGCTCATGTATCCAAGCGCGGAACGGATGATCGAGTGGTTGTATCGATTTGAAAACCTGATCTACGGTATGACGAGCCCGAGGCTTAGAAGAGCTAGAGTCTTATTTGCAAAACCATTTGGCTTAAAAGAATATTATGAATCATATAAGAACCAAAAAAAACAAACGGTGGATGAGATTACGCAGCGATTGAGGAAAGATTTGGAATCACTATTGGAACAAGGCATCCCTCTCAGCCCAGCATTGGTAGAGCCGTTTGACGTGGGAGAGGAAGTTTCCCTCGACCCTTTTTCTTCTTAA
- a CDS encoding ankyrin repeat domain-containing protein: MEACQFSCDDGGMSAQKYSIFFLLFFLANCQSAYVYKNERTQNLYYQVAINNQSMVRELLQQGYDVNRPEDTFERLTPLMIAAKEGYADMAYLLISYNANVNAKTRNGHTALMMASYNRYPKVVKVLLEAGADPNISSDEGHTALTEVTHAESHEIIELLKAKGAR, encoded by the coding sequence ATGGAAGCTTGCCAATTTTCCTGCGATGATGGTGGCATGAGCGCACAGAAATACAGCATTTTCTTCCTTCTCTTCTTTCTGGCGAATTGCCAGTCAGCCTACGTGTATAAGAACGAAAGAACACAGAATCTCTACTACCAGGTAGCGATCAATAACCAATCGATGGTACGAGAACTCCTCCAACAAGGCTATGATGTGAATCGGCCTGAAGACACATTTGAGAGGCTTACTCCCTTGATGATCGCGGCAAAAGAGGGATACGCTGATATGGCCTACCTTTTGATTTCCTATAACGCAAATGTGAACGCAAAGACGAGAAATGGCCACACAGCACTCATGATGGCGTCTTATAATCGCTATCCGAAAGTTGTGAAAGTTTTACTAGAAGCTGGTGCTGATCCGAATATTAGCTCGGATGAAGGCCATACTGCTCTCACCGAGGTCACCCACGCCGAGAGCCATGAAATCATTGAGCTATTGAAAGCAAAGGGGGCAAGGTGA